The segment ttctaaaccctaaacccaaatcctagaccctaaacccaaaccgtataccctaaatccaaatcctagatcttaaacccaaaccgtaaaccctaaatttaaaatttaaattttagggtttagggtttggatttaaagtataggatttgggtttaggatatacagtttgggtttagggtttacgatttgggtttaaggtatagaatttgggtttaggatataaggtttgggtttagggtctatgatttgggtttagggtttaggtttagatttaagatttatggtttgggtttagggtttagaatttgagtttgagtttagggtatagaatttgggtttgggGTCAGATTCTAGGATTAGGTTAATGGTATAGAattttgatttagggtatagggattggatttagaaattaatgtttagggtttaaaaattaagatttgtggtttagaattgtcattattttttttaattattttaaaataaatttaatatattttatttgattatctaCATGTCATTTTTATTGGTCATAAATGGTATGGTGAATAAAGATTCACCAtaaggggtgaacctaagtcttgtccttGATTAATGGGTCTATTTCAACCTAAACTTTATAGGTCGGTGTATTTTCGTTGAACTTTACGTATCAAAATCATGACTATATTTGACTGTTGAAAATGTTAATCATCTATTAATTTGTCAAAACAATAAGAACTTTTTGGAAAATTTGAACTCTTACAGTGGTGGACAagtaaaaacatattaaatgaTAGATTAAAATAACTTTCTTGTATAAATTGTGTAAcattaacttatatataagttttaGCTTAATCAAACATGATACACTAAACCCACTATCCCTCCTCCGGTCTCCACCCGTTTACAAGCCAACTCTTTCTCCTCCAGTCTACACCGAACCAACCCTTCCACCTCCGATTTACACTCCACCATCATACAAACCAACCCTACCTCCTCCGATCTGCAAAAAGTCTCCGAGCTATTCTCCTCCTACATATGTCCCAAAACCAACCTACACTCCACCCGCCAAGCCATATGTCTCAAAACCAGTACACACTCCACCCACCAAGCCATACGTCCCAGAGATTCTTAAAGCCGTTGATGGCATCATCCTCTGCAAAAACGGTTACGAAACCTATCCAATTCAAGGTACACATAGATATGTTAAGCTTCACTGATTAAATATTCTATGATTACAACAAAATTACCAATCAGAAAACTCGTAATTAAATTCACGTAGGAGCAAAGGCAAAGATTGTGTGCTCCGAGCCAGGATCATACGGGAATAGCAAGAAGGATCTTGTGATCTACAGCGATCCAACTGACGCCAATGGATACTTCCACGTGGCATTGACCAGCATTAAGTACCTACTTCACTGTCGTCACCAGTGGAGACTTGCAACAACCCGACCAATGTCAACAAAAAGTCTCACTGGAGTTCCATTGTCGATGTACGGATATAGGTACCACTCCGACAAAAATTTGAAGATCTTTAGCGTTGGACCTCTCTACTTCACCGGTCACAAGAATTCTCCCACCACTCCCAAATACTGATCATAATATCACATTAGTTAACATGATTATCTTGCATGCGTTATATCTGAAGTCacgttaataattttatttatttgaaaattttcttccGAATGTTATTTCGTTTATTTGTACCGATTCCATTTGATTGGTTGCATTATGGATGCAATCTATCTTTGgttatgtttttgtttctttaaataACACTAGGGGTATAGTCCCCGCGTAAGTGCGGGGCCGGTGAAATTGTCGATGCATTTTTAGTTTTGTGTATGagatttgttgtttgtttttttctactttcttttACCATGTTATATGTAATAGTTATGAATGAAACATCGGAAATCACACAGTTtcatatatattgatatttttatatcttaTCTTTGTAATAATTTGATCGATCTTTAGCGATATTTACGCTTTCATGTTCAAAAGCTGAAGTGAAGTTTATGGGGTTGGTTAGTGTTTATTTAAATagttgttaattagtaactaaATCAAATAGTGTaagaaagaatatataaaattcagatataaaaatttaactatataggaacaataaactaatttatttttcttatttttctcaaaattaatttcaaatatattgatTTGTCAAAGActgtattttctaaaattataactctagaaaattatttactataaaattattattttatatagtttttactGGATTCTGTTAAAATTGATTTGTGGTGGGCCAAAAATGTTTGAAATAGGTcgacaaaaaaatagaatttggAACGTgttgttatattatatttgtctTCCGAACGATAAAACGTGTTAGTAATACTTTTTAATCGTTGGTTTCTTGATGTGCACATATTTTCGTATGAAGGGGGTTGTGTAGGAGAGCCATTAGGAGTTAAGTCAACTTCGTGTTGTTGAATTTGGATGGAACGGTTTGTAAAAGACAACACAACCCATTGAACTTACTTTTGCTATTCTGAGGTGGGTTTTCTTTTCATAACAAAATCTTGCTCCTTACGTGATATTTGCCTTAATGTTTTGAGGCTCTGTGTCAATTGTAATTATTGCGACTACAAACTTGTATACAGATGTCACTTAAGTGGTTTAACAAAACATAATTGCACTTCTTTGAAGAAGACGATGTGAGCTTGTTGCGAGATTCTAGGTTGCTTCTATGATCATGACTGCTCCAGTTATGGGCATGGTACCTTAATGTAAtcatttatatcatatatatacgtgtatataaattatatcaGCGTATATTAAACCacaagatattttttttaagattcaAATACTCCTCAAATTTAATGAGTTGAAGAAGCAACTTGAGCTTTGTTGCTGCTTTCACACTGAAACTAACAGGAAAAATGGGTTATTATACATCAGACCGGATGagaatataatttaaactaaGTTTAGATAACATCTGACTAAGTACAAACACGTCTTCAGTGATTGCAGACGATGTAAAGGTGTTGTGGTTTGGAATAAAATTATATGGTGGTACCCGAATTTAATGAGGCATTGCTTGCCAGCAAGCTCTTGTATGCATCTTGGTAGCTCGTATTATCCACCGCCATTAGCCTGTCATAGATTCAAGCTTAGTTTTTCATGAGAGAAACCATCACCCTTTAATAAAGGTTAATTGAATGGAGTGTTCGTGTGAAGCTTACCTTATCAAGAGCAACTGATGTGGCATCTTTCTTGGCCAGTTTTGTCATCTATGGGTCGGAGACTACAAACGTGGTGCAGTCGTGGCTATGGTCAACATATCAACACGATATTTGAGAAACAATGCGTTAAGTGGGAATGGTAATGACTATTTTGGTACCTGATGATACTGGTGATGTTTGGTGATA is part of the Raphanus sativus cultivar WK10039 chromosome 5, ASM80110v3, whole genome shotgun sequence genome and harbors:
- the LOC108860979 gene encoding LOW QUALITY PROTEIN: proline-rich protein 3 (The sequence of the model RefSeq protein was modified relative to this genomic sequence to represent the inferred CDS: inserted 3 bases in 2 codons; deleted 1 base in 1 codon); translation: KPTIPPPVXPPVYKPTLSPPVYTEPTLPPPIYTPPSYKPTLPPPICKKSPSYSPPTYVPKPTYTPPAKPYVSKPVHTPPTKPYVPEILKAVDGIILCKNGYETYPIQGAKAKIVCSEPGSYGNSKKDLVIYSDPTDANGYFHVALTSIKYLLHCRXPVETCNNPTNVNKSLTGVPLSMYGYRYHSDKNLKIFSVGPLYFTGHKNSPTTPKY